One stretch of Carcharodon carcharias isolate sCarCar2 chromosome 20, sCarCar2.pri, whole genome shotgun sequence DNA includes these proteins:
- the bmp4 gene encoding bone morphogenetic protein 4 isoform X1 yields MDCFHLPCFLDTMIPGNRMLMVILLCQVLLGGNASLIPEEGRKKFAEQNQAGGRRSPQNHELLREFEATLLNMFGLQRRPQPSKSAVVPQYMLDLYRLQSGDEVTHDINFEYPERSTSRANTVRSFHHEEHLELMPGQREDSQLRFVFNISVVPENEVLSSAELRLYREQIDSVWNWKDGFHRINVYEIMRAPSEKGDLITRLLDTRLVHQNRTRWESFDVSPAVLRWTMQKQPNHGLVVEVIHLNETKSRQSTHVRISRSLHQRHGDWSQLRPLLVTFSHDGKGHALTRRVKRSSKGQRRKKNKSHCRRHSLYVDFSDVGWNDWIVAPPGYQAFYCHGDCPFPLADHLNSTNHAIVQTLVNSVNSNIPKACCVPTELSPISMLYLDEYDKVVLKNYQEMVVEGCGCR; encoded by the exons ATGGACTGTTTTCATCTGCCTTGTTTTCT AGACACCATGATTCCTGGTAACCGAATGCTGATGGTAATTTTATTATGCCAAGTCTTACTGGGAGGTAATGCTAGTCTGATACCAGAGGAAGGGAGGAAAAAGTTCGCTGAGCAAAACCAGGCGGGTGGACGTCGCTCTCCGCAAAACCATGAACTGCTACGCGAATTCGAGGCCACTTTACTCAACATGTTCGGACTGCAACGGCGTCCACAGCCCAGCAAATCAGCCGTCGTCCCCCAGTACATGCTGGATCTTTACAGGCTGCAGTCCGGAGACGAGGTCACCCACGACATTAACTTCGAATACCCTGAGAGATCTACGAGCCGGGCCAACACCGTGAGGAGCTTTCACCATGAAG aacacttggagcTGATGCCAGGGCAGAGGGAAGACTCGCAACTCCGTTTTGTGTTTAATATCAGCGTGGTGCCCGAGAACGAGGTTCTCTCTTCTGCAGAACTAAGGCTGTACCGAGAGCAGATCGACAGCGTTTGGAACTGGAAGGACGGATTCCATCGCATCAACGTTTATGAGATTATGAGAGCCCCCAGCGAGAAGGGCGACCTCATCACCAGGCTCTTAGATACCAGGCTGGTTCACCAGAACAGGACACGGTGGGAGAGCTTTGACGTGAGCCCGGCCGTGCTGAGATGGACCATGCAAAAGCAACCCAACCACGGTCTGGTGGTCGAGGTGATCCACCTGAACGAGACGAAAAGCCGGCAAAGCACGCACGTAAGGATTAGCAGGTCGCTGCACCAAAGGCACGGCGATTGGTCCCAGCTCAGACCCTTGCTTGTAACTTTCAGCCACGATGGCAAAGGACACGCTCTAACCCGGAGGGTGAAACGGAGCAGCAAAGGCCAGAGGCGCAAGAAAAACAAATCGCACTGCAGGAGGCACTCTCTCTACGTGGATTTCAGCGATGTGGGCTGGAATGACTGGATAGTGGCACCGCCTGGTTACCAAGCTTTTTACTGTCACGGGGACTGCCCCTTCCCACTGGCAGATCATCTAAACTCAACGAATCACGCCATCGTGCAAACGCTTGTCAACTCTGTAAATTCCAACATCCCCAAAGCTTGCTGTGTCCCGACAGAACTCAGTCCCATCTCAATGCTTTACTTGGACGAGTATGACAAAGTTGTTCTGAAAAACTATCAGGAGATGGTTGtggagggatgtgggtgtcgctga
- the bmp4 gene encoding bone morphogenetic protein 4 isoform X2 produces MIPGNRMLMVILLCQVLLGGNASLIPEEGRKKFAEQNQAGGRRSPQNHELLREFEATLLNMFGLQRRPQPSKSAVVPQYMLDLYRLQSGDEVTHDINFEYPERSTSRANTVRSFHHEEHLELMPGQREDSQLRFVFNISVVPENEVLSSAELRLYREQIDSVWNWKDGFHRINVYEIMRAPSEKGDLITRLLDTRLVHQNRTRWESFDVSPAVLRWTMQKQPNHGLVVEVIHLNETKSRQSTHVRISRSLHQRHGDWSQLRPLLVTFSHDGKGHALTRRVKRSSKGQRRKKNKSHCRRHSLYVDFSDVGWNDWIVAPPGYQAFYCHGDCPFPLADHLNSTNHAIVQTLVNSVNSNIPKACCVPTELSPISMLYLDEYDKVVLKNYQEMVVEGCGCR; encoded by the exons ATGATTCCTGGTAACCGAATGCTGATGGTAATTTTATTATGCCAAGTCTTACTGGGAGGTAATGCTAGTCTGATACCAGAGGAAGGGAGGAAAAAGTTCGCTGAGCAAAACCAGGCGGGTGGACGTCGCTCTCCGCAAAACCATGAACTGCTACGCGAATTCGAGGCCACTTTACTCAACATGTTCGGACTGCAACGGCGTCCACAGCCCAGCAAATCAGCCGTCGTCCCCCAGTACATGCTGGATCTTTACAGGCTGCAGTCCGGAGACGAGGTCACCCACGACATTAACTTCGAATACCCTGAGAGATCTACGAGCCGGGCCAACACCGTGAGGAGCTTTCACCATGAAG aacacttggagcTGATGCCAGGGCAGAGGGAAGACTCGCAACTCCGTTTTGTGTTTAATATCAGCGTGGTGCCCGAGAACGAGGTTCTCTCTTCTGCAGAACTAAGGCTGTACCGAGAGCAGATCGACAGCGTTTGGAACTGGAAGGACGGATTCCATCGCATCAACGTTTATGAGATTATGAGAGCCCCCAGCGAGAAGGGCGACCTCATCACCAGGCTCTTAGATACCAGGCTGGTTCACCAGAACAGGACACGGTGGGAGAGCTTTGACGTGAGCCCGGCCGTGCTGAGATGGACCATGCAAAAGCAACCCAACCACGGTCTGGTGGTCGAGGTGATCCACCTGAACGAGACGAAAAGCCGGCAAAGCACGCACGTAAGGATTAGCAGGTCGCTGCACCAAAGGCACGGCGATTGGTCCCAGCTCAGACCCTTGCTTGTAACTTTCAGCCACGATGGCAAAGGACACGCTCTAACCCGGAGGGTGAAACGGAGCAGCAAAGGCCAGAGGCGCAAGAAAAACAAATCGCACTGCAGGAGGCACTCTCTCTACGTGGATTTCAGCGATGTGGGCTGGAATGACTGGATAGTGGCACCGCCTGGTTACCAAGCTTTTTACTGTCACGGGGACTGCCCCTTCCCACTGGCAGATCATCTAAACTCAACGAATCACGCCATCGTGCAAACGCTTGTCAACTCTGTAAATTCCAACATCCCCAAAGCTTGCTGTGTCCCGACAGAACTCAGTCCCATCTCAATGCTTTACTTGGACGAGTATGACAAAGTTGTTCTGAAAAACTATCAGGAGATGGTTGtggagggatgtgggtgtcgctga